In one Clostridia bacterium genomic region, the following are encoded:
- a CDS encoding protein-L-isoaspartate(D-aspartate) O-methyltransferase, which yields MPEDVSDRFRVARNVMVETQLRQRGIRDERVLSAMETVPRHEFIDPGYWGDAYADHPLPIASGQTVSQPYIVAAMVEALALRAEDKVLEVGTGTGYEAAVLARIAGQVYTIERHTGLARQANEILSRLGYKNVVVAVGDGSKGLPEQAPFDAIIVAAAAVRIPDALVAQLAEGGNMVIPVGPPDVQTLQLVRKLHGEPRITQLDACRFVPLIDETRFFES from the coding sequence ATGCCGGAAGATGTTTCAGACCGCTTCAGGGTCGCGCGCAACGTGATGGTTGAAACGCAACTGCGCCAGCGCGGCATACGGGATGAACGCGTGCTCTCGGCCATGGAGACGGTGCCGCGACACGAGTTCATCGATCCAGGCTACTGGGGCGATGCCTACGCCGATCACCCTCTCCCCATCGCGTCCGGCCAAACCGTTTCGCAGCCGTATATCGTCGCTGCCATGGTCGAGGCGCTGGCTTTGCGCGCCGAAGACAAGGTGCTGGAAGTCGGTACCGGCACCGGATACGAGGCGGCAGTGCTGGCGCGGATCGCAGGACAGGTATACACCATCGAACGACATACCGGGCTTGCACGCCAGGCCAATGAAATTCTTAGCCGCCTCGGTTACAAGAACGTCGTAGTCGCGGTCGGAGATGGCAGCAAGGGTCTTCCCGAGCAAGCGCCGTTCGACGCCATCATCGTCGCCGCTGCTGCGGTGCGCATCCCCGATGCACTGGTCGCGCAACTTGCCGAAGGTGGCAACATGGTGATCCCCGTTGGCCCGCCCGATGTGCAAACACTTCAACTCGTGCGCAAGCTTCACGGCGAGCCTCGTATCACCCAACTCGACGCCTGCCGCTTCGTCCCGCTGATCGACGAGACCCGCTTCTTCGAAAGCTGA
- the lon gene encoding endopeptidase La: MTQVKEKFETRKLPMMPIRDVVIFPHMMTPFVVGRESSVRALEEALASDKKIFLATQHDASVDEPKPNEIYQVGTIVNIVQSLKLPDGNIKVLVEGIERGKILQVIDTDGFYESTVRTVKYTPEVTPQIESAMQRVISLFEQYVKLCQSLNYETMAATVRMEDMSKLTDTIAANLQLSIEEKQELLEIFDPVERLNRVADVLDIEIEKLNMDRTIQSRVKRQMERAQKEYYLNEKIKAIQKELGRGEKSEWDELKKKVDSAGMPKDVHEKAIQELKKLEAMPPMSAESTVSRNYLDWLLAVPWKKKSKEIRSIEHAEKILNEDHYGLEKIKDRILEFLAVRQLVKNPKGSILCFVGPPGVGKTSLGMSIAKATGRKFVRMSLGGVRDEAEIRGHRRTYIGALPGQIIQMMKKAGTKNPIFMLDEVDKMSMDFRGDPSSALLEVLDPEQNFMFVDHYLDVEYDLSQVFFIATANVMHTIPAPLQDRMEVLRLHGYTEQEKLEIAKQYLVKKQREQAGLTEANIRFTEGGLKQIIRYYTREAGVRNAEREIGNICRKVARRVVKDGDKYSIEVTEANVSEFLGVEKFRDTAANDRSEIGVVTGLAWTEVGGSILSTEVSVVDGKGKLTLTGKLGDVMQESAQAAMSYVRSRAHGLGLPRDFYRNVDIHVHVPEGAIPKDGPSAGITMATALASALSKIPVRRDVAMTGEITLRGKVLAIGGLKEKLLAAHRAGIMEAIMPKENEKDLADLPENLRSEMKLHFVETMDDVLRLALERPLPDVTAEEAAPIGTIPPPPESPTARQ; this comes from the coding sequence GTGACTCAAGTGAAGGAAAAATTCGAGACGCGTAAGCTGCCGATGATGCCCATTCGGGACGTCGTCATCTTCCCGCACATGATGACGCCATTCGTCGTCGGTCGCGAGTCCAGCGTGCGCGCCTTGGAAGAGGCGTTAGCGTCGGACAAGAAGATATTCTTGGCAACACAGCACGACGCCAGCGTTGACGAGCCGAAGCCGAACGAGATTTACCAGGTCGGCACGATCGTCAACATCGTCCAGAGTCTCAAGTTACCCGACGGAAACATCAAGGTTCTGGTTGAAGGTATCGAGCGCGGCAAGATTCTGCAGGTGATCGACACTGACGGCTTCTACGAATCGACTGTTCGGACCGTGAAGTATACGCCCGAGGTGACGCCGCAAATCGAGTCGGCGATGCAGCGCGTGATCTCGCTGTTTGAACAGTACGTAAAGCTCTGCCAATCGCTGAACTACGAGACAATGGCCGCCACCGTCCGCATGGAAGATATGTCCAAGCTGACGGATACCATCGCGGCGAACCTGCAGCTCTCGATCGAGGAAAAACAGGAACTGCTGGAGATTTTCGACCCGGTGGAGCGACTGAACCGCGTCGCTGACGTACTCGATATCGAAATCGAGAAGTTGAACATGGACCGCACCATCCAGTCGCGCGTGAAGCGCCAGATGGAGCGAGCCCAGAAAGAGTACTACCTCAACGAGAAAATCAAAGCCATCCAGAAGGAACTGGGGCGCGGCGAAAAGAGCGAATGGGACGAGTTGAAGAAGAAGGTGGATTCGGCCGGAATGCCGAAGGATGTGCATGAGAAGGCTATCCAGGAACTGAAGAAGCTGGAAGCCATGCCGCCAATGTCCGCCGAGTCAACGGTTTCGCGCAACTACCTGGACTGGCTGCTCGCCGTTCCCTGGAAGAAGAAGTCCAAGGAAATCCGCAGCATCGAACATGCGGAGAAGATTCTCAACGAAGATCACTACGGGCTGGAGAAGATCAAGGACCGCATCCTTGAGTTCCTCGCCGTACGCCAACTTGTGAAGAATCCGAAGGGCTCGATCCTGTGCTTCGTGGGACCTCCCGGCGTGGGCAAGACTTCGCTTGGGATGTCGATCGCGAAGGCTACGGGGCGTAAGTTCGTGCGCATGTCGCTGGGCGGCGTGCGAGACGAAGCCGAGATCCGCGGACATCGCCGGACCTATATCGGTGCGCTGCCTGGCCAAATTATCCAGATGATGAAAAAGGCAGGAACCAAGAACCCGATCTTCATGCTGGATGAGGTCGACAAAATGTCGATGGACTTCCGCGGCGACCCGTCCTCGGCGCTGCTCGAAGTTCTCGATCCCGAACAGAACTTCATGTTCGTGGATCACTATCTCGACGTTGAGTACGACCTGTCGCAGGTGTTCTTTATCGCGACGGCAAACGTGATGCACACCATCCCTGCCCCGCTACAGGACCGCATGGAAGTGCTTCGTCTGCACGGCTACACCGAGCAGGAAAAACTGGAGATTGCGAAGCAATACCTGGTGAAAAAGCAACGCGAGCAAGCCGGCCTGACCGAAGCCAACATCAGATTCACGGAAGGTGGGCTGAAGCAGATCATCCGGTACTACACGCGGGAAGCAGGCGTCCGCAACGCCGAGCGCGAAATCGGCAACATCTGCCGCAAGGTGGCGCGCCGCGTTGTGAAGGATGGCGACAAGTACTCCATCGAAGTCACGGAGGCCAACGTCAGCGAGTTCCTGGGTGTTGAGAAGTTCCGCGACACGGCGGCGAACGACAGAAGCGAGATTGGAGTCGTCACGGGCCTTGCATGGACGGAAGTTGGCGGTTCAATTCTGAGCACAGAAGTTTCCGTCGTGGATGGCAAGGGCAAGCTGACGCTAACCGGAAAACTCGGGGACGTGATGCAGGAGTCGGCACAGGCTGCCATGAGCTACGTGCGCTCGCGCGCCCATGGTCTTGGCCTGCCCCGCGACTTCTATCGCAACGTCGATATCCACGTGCATGTGCCAGAAGGGGCTATCCCGAAAGACGGCCCGTCGGCCGGCATCACGATGGCTACCGCGCTGGCAAGCGCACTCAGCAAGATTCCTGTTCGGCGCGACGTCGCAATGACTGGCGAGATAACGCTGCGCGGCAAAGTGCTGGCGATCGGCGGCCTTAAGGAAAAACTACTGGCGGCACACCGCGCGGGCATCATGGAAGCCATCATGCCCAAGGAGAACGAGAAGGACCTGGCGGACCTTCCGGAGAATCTACGGAGCGAGATGAAGCTTCATTTCGTGGAAACCATGGATGACGTGCTGCGGCTTGCGCTGGAGCGTCCGCTGCCCGACGTGACGGCTGAAGAAGCGGCTCCGATCGGCACAATTCCTCCACCGCCGGAGTCGCCCACCGCGCGTCAGTAA
- the yihA gene encoding ribosome biogenesis GTP-binding protein YihA/YsxC yields the protein MKVLTKFMMSAADPQRFPSPGAPEVAFIGRSNVGKSSLINSLVGNKIAKTSNTPGRTQTINFFEIRWPGRPRPDIVFADLPGYGYARVPRELTQEWPKFIEPYLSQRLNLALCLCLVDANVPPQQSDAQMVEWLRTTNRPFMVVATKADRVGTRLVASLNALKKELGIETIVAYSSKSGAGRDELWRAIREAGERHHDAQPEAS from the coding sequence ATGAAAGTTCTAACCAAATTCATGATGTCGGCTGCCGACCCGCAGCGCTTCCCTTCGCCGGGAGCGCCCGAAGTCGCGTTCATCGGGCGATCAAACGTCGGCAAATCCAGCCTGATCAATTCGCTCGTGGGAAACAAGATCGCGAAGACAAGCAACACGCCCGGACGAACGCAGACGATCAACTTCTTTGAGATTCGCTGGCCAGGCCGCCCTCGGCCCGACATTGTTTTTGCCGACCTGCCCGGCTATGGATATGCTCGCGTGCCGCGCGAACTCACCCAGGAGTGGCCCAAGTTTATTGAGCCTTATCTCAGCCAGCGGCTTAATCTGGCGCTATGTCTCTGCCTGGTGGATGCCAATGTTCCGCCACAACAAAGCGATGCGCAGATGGTGGAGTGGCTTCGCACGACGAATCGGCCATTCATGGTGGTTGCAACAAAGGCAGACCGCGTCGGCACGCGTCTCGTGGCTTCACTTAACGCTCTCAAGAAGGAACTCGGGATAGAGACGATCGTTGCGTATTCGTCCAAAAGCGGCGCCGGACGCGATGAACTGTGGCGCGCCATTCGCGAAGCTGGCGAGCGACACCACGACGCGCAACCAGAGGCTTCCTAG
- a CDS encoding translocation/assembly module TamB domain-containing protein, which produces MADANSNPRTTRSTVVQAVLGLSLLMLVVVAAWYLTSGRFRDFVRGRLVAQLEQMTGGRVELKTLRWNLSALEVEATDITIHGLESPDELPYAHADRLYARLKIISLLRKEAGLRQITINRPVVHIIVYPDGTTNQPTPKVKQQSNRDPVQLLFDLAIERAEVQEGMLIWNHRRIPMDFTASDLRAGMTYEADAKRYDGSIHIGKIDTKLQDYRPFSSLAEVQFSVFPNRAEVKGLKWSSGQTQLEAHGSISDFRAPRIELVYNVSANLAEAASIARVRELRAGTLNVQGQGSYSLQGFSSNGKLQIKTLEYSDGNVHLRDAYAGSEFSLDQDRLSLSHVFARVFGGTVTGEANVRNWMTTPPPDIAKARGMAKNPPQQGSATFNIHSIPVQQIAEALSSREVPLDRLNLVGATGGTVVARWTGSASDTQASIALDVTPPAFVPPEQLPVTANIRGAYSARSQALDLSEMNLVTRATRLSATGSLGRTRANLRFAIDSSNVGEFKPLIDAVRGPEPLPVDIAGVLAFNGTMSGRLTAPSLAGHLELQDFTTVYTPAPTQPSQGVAENSQLANAAATIPVLGSQPVQRRIHWDRLSADVQYSQIQASVSHGTLRRGNAQVKIDASATLTQGSFTDASPFTARLNVTNAEVAELQSIAGYDYPITGMLDANVQVSGTKNNTHGSGRFALTDAVAYGQPIRSLNSDIVFGGQEAQLRNIVLESDVGRVRGGAAYNTKSEVFRFDLHGADLRMAQVKQLQKKLQVDGLLNVDASGSGTLKEPVLNARLRMRNLVVNGEKLGDLNADAKTQGMEMLVSARSNFQNANLTMDGNVHLRGDMPGHLVVRFGSLNVNPLLKSFVTGSVTGRSSMAGNIVVDGPLKQPKLLSAIATIDQFSAEVENVRVQSARPLRFVMANQVIRVESFRLEGEEAHFINAGGTAELGGARRLNLRLDGKVNMKLLQSFGPDLMAYGTSEFGVTVGGTINRPALQGQVQISNGGISYIDLPNGLSDINGTMVFTQNRLHVQQLTARSGGGMLNIGGFITFDRAFTFNLSASGKDIRLRYPPGISATADADLMLAGTIKNSLLSGDVTITKFGLNPRFDFALYLASSKQAPQTPKPDSPLNNLRFDVHVISTPELQVQTSLAKVSGDVDLRLRGTGTHPTVLGRVNIVEGDVFFNATKYHLERGDITFTNPVRIEPVLDVEASARVRDYEISLGFHGSVDKLSTTYRSDPPLPTGDIIALLALGRTREESATAQMYNPQQLPNMTETASNALLGQALNATVSSRVQKLFGVSRIKIDPQVGGPENNPNARLTIEQQVSNKITLTYITNLSQSAQQIIQMEYNLNRNVSILAVRDQNGVLGFDIRVRQRKK; this is translated from the coding sequence ATGGCAGACGCCAACAGCAATCCGCGCACGACGCGAAGCACAGTAGTGCAGGCCGTCCTCGGCCTGTCTCTGCTCATGCTTGTTGTTGTCGCTGCCTGGTACCTCACCAGCGGACGTTTCCGCGACTTCGTTCGGGGCAGGCTTGTTGCGCAACTTGAGCAGATGACCGGTGGTCGCGTCGAGTTGAAGACTCTGCGCTGGAACCTCTCGGCCCTGGAAGTGGAGGCCACGGACATCACCATCCACGGCCTCGAATCGCCGGACGAGTTGCCCTACGCGCATGCTGACCGGCTCTACGCGCGCCTCAAAATCATCTCGCTTCTTCGGAAGGAAGCCGGGCTTCGGCAGATTACGATCAACCGCCCGGTCGTGCACATCATCGTGTACCCCGATGGCACCACAAACCAGCCGACACCGAAGGTGAAGCAGCAGAGCAATCGCGATCCCGTGCAGTTGCTGTTCGATCTCGCTATCGAACGCGCAGAGGTTCAGGAAGGGATGCTGATCTGGAACCATCGGCGCATCCCTATGGACTTCACGGCGAGCGACCTGCGCGCCGGCATGACCTACGAGGCGGATGCGAAGCGCTACGACGGCAGCATCCACATCGGCAAGATTGATACCAAGCTGCAGGATTACCGGCCGTTCTCATCCCTCGCGGAAGTGCAGTTCAGCGTGTTTCCGAACCGCGCCGAGGTAAAAGGTCTCAAATGGTCGTCTGGACAGACGCAACTGGAGGCACACGGAAGCATAAGCGATTTCCGTGCGCCCAGGATTGAACTCGTCTATAACGTCAGCGCCAACCTGGCCGAAGCTGCCAGCATTGCTCGAGTGCGCGAGTTGCGCGCCGGCACGCTCAACGTGCAGGGGCAGGGCTCCTACTCGCTTCAGGGCTTCTCGTCCAACGGCAAACTGCAAATCAAGACGCTCGAATACAGCGACGGCAACGTCCACCTTCGCGATGCCTACGCGGGTTCGGAGTTCTCGCTCGATCAGGATCGTCTCTCGTTATCGCATGTTTTCGCGCGAGTCTTCGGCGGAACCGTGACAGGCGAAGCCAACGTTCGCAACTGGATGACGACGCCACCGCCGGACATCGCGAAGGCTCGCGGCATGGCGAAAAATCCTCCGCAACAGGGTTCGGCCACATTCAATATCCACTCGATTCCGGTACAGCAAATCGCGGAAGCACTCTCCAGTCGCGAGGTGCCGCTCGATCGGCTGAATCTCGTTGGCGCTACCGGCGGAACAGTCGTTGCACGGTGGACCGGATCGGCGTCCGATACTCAAGCCTCCATAGCGCTGGACGTGACTCCGCCTGCCTTCGTTCCTCCCGAGCAACTTCCGGTTACGGCGAACATACGCGGGGCGTACAGCGCACGCTCGCAGGCGCTGGACTTGTCAGAGATGAACCTCGTCACGCGGGCGACGCGGCTGAGCGCAACCGGGTCGCTTGGCAGAACTCGCGCGAATCTGCGCTTTGCGATCGACAGCAGCAACGTTGGCGAGTTCAAGCCATTGATTGATGCCGTGCGTGGCCCGGAGCCGCTGCCCGTCGACATAGCCGGCGTGCTGGCGTTCAACGGAACCATGTCGGGCAGGTTAACCGCGCCTTCGCTTGCAGGCCACCTGGAACTCCAGGATTTCACGACCGTGTACACGCCTGCACCTACGCAGCCCAGCCAGGGCGTAGCTGAAAACTCACAGCTCGCGAACGCCGCGGCAACCATCCCCGTGTTAGGGTCGCAGCCCGTGCAGCGCCGCATACATTGGGACAGGCTCTCAGCCGATGTGCAGTATTCACAGATCCAGGCTTCGGTGAGCCACGGCACGCTGCGCCGTGGAAATGCCCAAGTCAAGATCGACGCGAGCGCAACCTTGACGCAAGGATCTTTCACCGACGCTTCGCCATTCACAGCCAGATTGAACGTCACCAACGCCGAAGTCGCGGAGTTGCAATCCATCGCCGGCTACGACTATCCCATCACCGGCATGCTGGACGCCAACGTCCAGGTCAGCGGCACAAAGAACAACACGCACGGCAGCGGGCGCTTCGCGCTCACGGATGCCGTGGCATACGGCCAGCCGATTCGCTCCCTCAACTCAGACATCGTTTTCGGCGGACAGGAAGCTCAGCTCCGTAACATCGTTCTCGAAAGCGATGTCGGGCGTGTCCGCGGCGGAGCTGCTTACAACACGAAATCGGAAGTGTTCCGTTTCGACTTGCACGGAGCCGACCTGCGCATGGCGCAAGTCAAGCAACTCCAGAAGAAGCTCCAGGTGGACGGATTGCTGAACGTGGATGCATCGGGTTCGGGCACGCTCAAGGAGCCTGTCCTGAATGCTCGGTTGCGGATGCGTAATTTGGTAGTCAACGGTGAGAAGCTCGGTGACTTGAATGCCGACGCAAAGACACAGGGAATGGAGATGCTGGTCTCTGCGCGTTCGAATTTCCAGAACGCAAATCTCACGATGGACGGAAACGTCCACCTGCGCGGAGACATGCCTGGTCATCTCGTGGTGCGGTTTGGGAGCCTCAACGTCAATCCTTTGTTAAAGAGCTTTGTGACAGGAAGCGTTACGGGGCGCTCCTCGATGGCCGGGAATATCGTCGTGGACGGGCCGCTGAAGCAGCCGAAACTGCTGAGTGCCATTGCGACCATCGACCAGTTCTCGGCCGAAGTTGAGAATGTTCGCGTGCAGAGTGCCAGGCCGTTGCGTTTCGTCATGGCGAACCAGGTCATTCGCGTCGAGAGCTTCCGCCTCGAAGGTGAGGAGGCGCATTTTATCAACGCCGGCGGTACCGCAGAACTTGGCGGCGCTCGCAGACTCAACCTGAGGCTCGACGGCAAAGTGAACATGAAGCTGCTGCAAAGCTTCGGTCCCGACCTGATGGCTTACGGGACATCCGAGTTTGGCGTCACCGTGGGAGGCACGATCAACCGCCCGGCATTGCAGGGTCAGGTACAGATTTCGAACGGAGGCATTTCGTATATCGACCTGCCGAATGGCCTCAGCGACATCAATGGCACCATGGTGTTCACGCAAAACCGCCTCCATGTCCAGCAACTGACAGCCCGTAGCGGCGGAGGCATGCTGAACATCGGAGGCTTCATCACCTTTGATCGCGCCTTCACCTTCAACCTTTCGGCAAGCGGAAAAGATATACGGCTGCGTTATCCGCCGGGTATCAGTGCGACAGCCGATGCTGACCTTATGCTCGCAGGAACGATAAAGAACTCGCTCCTCTCCGGCGACGTGACGATCACAAAGTTCGGGCTGAATCCCCGCTTTGACTTCGCGCTCTATCTCGCCAGCAGTAAGCAGGCACCGCAAACGCCCAAGCCGGATTCGCCGCTTAACAACCTGCGCTTCGACGTACACGTGATCTCCACACCGGAGTTGCAGGTACAGACCTCATTGGCCAAGGTGTCGGGCGACGTCGATCTGCGGCTGCGCGGCACAGGTACCCATCCTACGGTCCTCGGACGCGTGAACATCGTGGAAGGCGACGTATTCTTCAACGCGACCAAGTATCACCTCGAGCGTGGCGATATCACGTTCACGAATCCGGTTCGCATCGAGCCGGTGCTGGATGTTGAAGCCTCCGCGCGAGTCCGGGATTATGAGATTTCGCTGGGCTTTCATGGCTCGGTGGACAAGCTGAGCACTACGTATCGTTCCGACCCGCCGCTACCGACCGGCGACATCATCGCCTTGCTGGCGCTCGGCCGAACTCGCGAGGAATCTGCGACGGCACAGATGTACAACCCGCAGCAGCTACCTAACATGACGGAAACGGCATCGAACGCGCTGCTCGGACAAGCTCTGAACGCCACCGTCAGCAGTCGCGTGCAGAAACTGTTTGGCGTGAGCAGGATTAAAATCGACCCGCAGGTCGGCGGGCCTGAGAACAACCCGAACGCGCGGCTTACGATCGAGCAGCAGGTCTCGAACAAGATCACGCTGACGTACATCACAAACCTGTCGCAGTCCGCGCAGCAGATCATCCAGATGGAGTACAACCTGAACCGCAACGTTTCTATCCTTGCGGTGCGCGACCAGAACGGTGTCCTGGGTTTCGACATCAGGGTGCGTCAGCGCAAGAAATAG
- a CDS encoding SurA N-terminal domain-containing protein, protein MARKAFVLIFVMLVAGLATIQAGVVIDRIVVTVNGRPLMESDWEDALRFEAFLQGRKLETFTIQEQRAALERLIDQELLRQQMQGIQSITPEQVKERIVQVRSQVPGTTTEDGWRNALAAYGMTPADFEQRIQAQMEMLQFIDLRLRPAVHIETENIQAYYREKLVPELTKTGAQIAPLPAVSGNIEELLTQQRMDELLSAWLSNLRNQSQVHMAHATPDTQLVPGGGTANGTASAK, encoded by the coding sequence ATGGCACGGAAGGCATTCGTACTCATTTTCGTTATGCTGGTCGCAGGCCTTGCGACGATCCAAGCAGGCGTCGTCATCGACCGCATCGTCGTGACTGTCAACGGACGTCCGCTCATGGAGAGCGACTGGGAGGATGCGCTGCGCTTCGAAGCATTCCTGCAAGGGCGCAAGCTTGAAACGTTCACAATCCAGGAACAGAGGGCTGCGCTCGAGCGCCTCATCGATCAGGAACTGTTGCGGCAGCAGATGCAAGGCATCCAGAGTATTACGCCGGAGCAGGTGAAGGAACGCATCGTGCAGGTACGCTCGCAGGTCCCAGGCACAACTACCGAGGACGGCTGGCGGAATGCTTTGGCCGCCTACGGAATGACACCAGCTGATTTTGAACAGCGCATTCAGGCACAGATGGAGATGCTGCAATTCATCGATCTCCGGTTGCGCCCCGCGGTCCACATAGAGACGGAGAACATACAGGCCTATTACCGCGAGAAACTCGTGCCGGAGTTGACGAAGACGGGCGCGCAGATCGCGCCGTTGCCCGCCGTCTCGGGAAACATTGAAGAACTGCTCACGCAACAGCGCATGGATGAACTCCTGAGCGCATGGCTGTCGAACCTAAGGAACCAGAGCCAAGTCCACATGGCGCACGCGACACCCGACACGCAGTTGGTGCCTGGCGGCGGCACAGCGAACGGGACCGCCAGCGCGAAGTAG